One window of the Lonchura striata isolate bLonStr1 chromosome 9, bLonStr1.mat, whole genome shotgun sequence genome contains the following:
- the LOC144246767 gene encoding uncharacterized protein LOC144246767 isoform X1, whose translation MFRKAACNFRREGGTVSRLGTSALPAAPRRRGDPRAAAPASADGSAALPGARGEPALRGGRRREPRAPPSGSLALPQRSRTARAPSKLGAARSQLPVPSSGGGGTAQIKMRRSILAVCMFSSQSDNFIYFLLQLRHLSISAPLNPIANYWNQPLSTKPVEQSIFHFPAKLRMETCWFLSL comes from the exons ATGTTTAGAAAAGCCGCCTGCAATTTCCGACGCGAGGGAGGAACTGTTTCCAGGCTGGGTACCAGTGCCCTGCCCGCTGCTCCTCGCCGGCGGGGCGatccccgcgccgccgcccccgcctcTGCCGACGGCAGCGCCGCTCTCCCCGGCGCCCGCGGTGAACCCGCGCTGCGGGGCGGGCGCCGGCGCGAGCCACGCGCCCCTCCCTCAGGCTCGCTCGCGCTCCCTCAGCGCTCTCGCACCGCCCGCGCCCCTTCAAAGCTCGGCGCGGCCCGGTCCCAGCTCCCGGTTCCGAGCTCCGGCGGAGGAGGCACCGCGCAG ATCAAAATGAGAAGGTCCATTTTAGCTGTGTGCATGTTCTCCAGTCAATCCGATAACTTCATCTATTTTCTTCTGCAG CTCAGACATCTGTCAATATCTGCACCTCTCAATCCTATTGCCAATTACTGGAACCAGCCACTCTCC ACCAAGCCTGTAGAACAGAGCATCTTTCACTTCCCTGCCAAACTGCGTATGGAGAcctgctggtttctctccctgTGA
- the LOC144246767 gene encoding uncharacterized protein LOC144246767 isoform X2: MFRKAACNFRREGGTVSRLGTSALPAAPRRRGDPRAAAPASADGSAALPGARGEPALRGGRRREPRAPPSGSLALPQRSRTARAPSKLGAARSQLPVPSSGGGGTAQIKMRRSILAVCMFSSQSDNFIYFLLQTKPVEQSIFHFPAKLRMETCWFLSL, encoded by the exons ATGTTTAGAAAAGCCGCCTGCAATTTCCGACGCGAGGGAGGAACTGTTTCCAGGCTGGGTACCAGTGCCCTGCCCGCTGCTCCTCGCCGGCGGGGCGatccccgcgccgccgcccccgcctcTGCCGACGGCAGCGCCGCTCTCCCCGGCGCCCGCGGTGAACCCGCGCTGCGGGGCGGGCGCCGGCGCGAGCCACGCGCCCCTCCCTCAGGCTCGCTCGCGCTCCCTCAGCGCTCTCGCACCGCCCGCGCCCCTTCAAAGCTCGGCGCGGCCCGGTCCCAGCTCCCGGTTCCGAGCTCCGGCGGAGGAGGCACCGCGCAG ATCAAAATGAGAAGGTCCATTTTAGCTGTGTGCATGTTCTCCAGTCAATCCGATAACTTCATCTATTTTCTTCTGCAG ACCAAGCCTGTAGAACAGAGCATCTTTCACTTCCCTGCCAAACTGCGTATGGAGAcctgctggtttctctccctgTGA